From Acidobacteriota bacterium, a single genomic window includes:
- a CDS encoding fumarate reductase/succinate dehydrogenase flavoprotein subunit — protein MSGAPQIAPAGTRTLDARLPSGPLPEKWDKYRFDAKLVNPTNRRKFTVIVVGTGLAGGAAAATLGEAGYNVLSFCIQDSPRRAHSIAAQGGINAAKNYRNDGDSITRLFYDTVKGGDYRAREANVYRLAQVSNSIIDQCVAQGVPFAREYGGLLDNRSFGGAQVSRTFYARGQTGQQLLIGAYQAMMRQVGAGTVKMFPRYEMLDLVVVDGHARGIIARNLNTGKVERFDAHAVLLATGGYGNAYYLSTNAVNSNATAIWRAYKRGALFANPCFTQIHPTCIPVSGDHQSKLTLMSESLRNDGRMWVPKTAGDKRPAIEIPDEERDYFLERRYPTFGNLVPRDVASRASKAVCDEGRGGGDTGLAVYLDFADSIKRLGEDVIRERYGNLFQMYEKITDENPYKRPMRIYPAIHYTMGGLWVDYDLMSTIPGLFVLGEANFSDHGANRLGASALMQGLADGYFVAPSTLPHYLASASLPKIATDHEAFREAESTVQAKLKRLTSVNGKKTPREIHRALGHLMWDHVGMGRNEAGLKQALASIPELRDQFWREISVPSSGEEFSQILEYAGRVADYLELGELIALDALERRESCGGHFREEYQTPDNEAQRDDEHFTHAAAWEFAGEGALPIRNIEPLSFDYVKPSQRSYK, from the coding sequence ATGAGCGGCGCACCGCAGATTGCCCCGGCAGGCACACGGACGCTCGACGCGCGATTGCCGTCTGGCCCGCTGCCGGAGAAATGGGATAAGTACCGCTTCGACGCGAAGCTGGTGAATCCCACCAACCGCCGCAAGTTCACGGTGATTGTCGTCGGGACCGGCCTGGCCGGCGGCGCGGCAGCCGCGACCCTGGGTGAAGCCGGCTACAACGTGCTCAGCTTCTGCATCCAGGACAGCCCGAGGCGCGCGCACAGCATAGCGGCACAGGGCGGGATCAATGCGGCGAAGAACTACCGGAACGACGGCGACAGCATCACGCGACTGTTCTACGACACGGTGAAGGGTGGCGACTACCGGGCCCGCGAGGCAAACGTCTACCGGCTTGCACAGGTCAGCAACAGCATCATCGATCAATGCGTCGCGCAGGGCGTGCCGTTCGCGCGCGAATACGGCGGCTTGCTGGACAACCGCTCGTTCGGCGGCGCACAGGTGTCGCGCACCTTCTACGCGCGCGGGCAGACCGGCCAGCAGCTTCTGATCGGCGCGTATCAGGCGATGATGCGGCAGGTGGGGGCCGGTACCGTCAAGATGTTCCCGCGGTACGAGATGCTCGACCTGGTAGTGGTCGATGGCCACGCGCGAGGCATCATCGCCCGCAACCTGAACACGGGGAAGGTTGAGCGATTCGACGCGCACGCCGTGCTGCTGGCGACGGGCGGATACGGCAACGCGTATTACCTCTCCACCAACGCCGTCAATTCTAACGCGACAGCCATCTGGCGGGCGTACAAGCGCGGCGCGCTGTTCGCCAACCCGTGCTTTACGCAGATCCATCCGACGTGCATCCCGGTGTCGGGCGACCATCAATCGAAGCTCACGCTGATGAGCGAGAGCCTGCGCAATGATGGCCGCATGTGGGTGCCGAAGACGGCCGGCGACAAGCGGCCTGCCATCGAGATTCCCGACGAGGAGCGGGACTACTTTCTCGAGCGGCGGTATCCCACGTTCGGCAACCTGGTGCCGCGCGACGTGGCCTCGCGCGCGTCGAAAGCGGTCTGCGACGAAGGCCGCGGCGGGGGCGACACGGGCCTGGCCGTCTATCTCGACTTCGCGGACTCCATCAAGCGGCTGGGCGAAGACGTCATCCGGGAGCGCTACGGGAACCTCTTCCAGATGTACGAGAAGATCACCGACGAGAACCCGTACAAGAGGCCGATGCGGATCTACCCCGCCATCCACTACACGATGGGTGGGCTGTGGGTCGACTATGACTTGATGTCGACGATTCCCGGTCTGTTCGTGCTCGGCGAGGCGAACTTCTCCGACCATGGCGCGAACCGGCTGGGAGCGAGTGCGCTGATGCAGGGGCTGGCGGACGGCTATTTCGTGGCGCCGTCCACGCTGCCGCACTACCTGGCCAGCGCGTCGCTGCCGAAGATTGCGACCGATCACGAGGCGTTTCGCGAGGCCGAATCGACGGTGCAGGCCAAGCTCAAGCGGCTCACGTCGGTCAACGGCAAGAAGACCCCGCGCGAGATTCACCGCGCCCTGGGCCATCTGATGTGGGACCACGTCGGCATGGGCCGCAACGAGGCCGGCCTCAAGCAGGCCCTCGCGAGCATCCCCGAACTTCGTGACCAGTTCTGGCGGGAAATCTCGGTGCCCTCTAGCGGCGAGGAATTCAGCCAAATCCTCGAGTACGCGGGACGCGTGGCCGACTACCTCGAGCTTGGAGAACTGATTGCCCTCGACGCGCTCGAACGCCGCGAATCCTGCGGCGGGCACTTCCGTGAGGAATACCAGACACCCGACAACGAGGCGCAGCGTGACGATGAACACTTCACGCACGCGGCGGCCTGGGAGTTTGCCGGAGAGGGCGCCTTGCCCATCCGGAACATCGAACCGTTGTCGTTCGACTATGTGAAGCCAAGCCAGCGGAGCTACAAGTAG
- a CDS encoding succinate dehydrogenase/fumarate reductase iron-sulfur subunit has protein sequence MDTMTLQLRVWRQTTANQPGRIVPYTAEHVSPDMSFLEMLDVVNEGLIKKGEPPIVFDSDCREGICGMCSLVINGIPHGPDRGSTVCQLHMRKFKDGDTITIEPWRAKAFPVQKDLVVDRGAFDRLIAAGGYVSVNTGGAADASAIPVQRDIAETAMDSASCIGCGACVAACKNASAALFVGAKVSQLALLPQGHPERASRVRSLVTLMDEIGFGNCSNEAECEAVCPKDISISNIARMRREYVRALLVGTGR, from the coding sequence ATGGACACCATGACCCTTCAGCTGCGGGTGTGGCGGCAGACGACAGCCAACCAACCGGGCCGCATAGTCCCGTACACGGCGGAGCACGTCTCACCCGACATGTCGTTTCTCGAGATGCTCGATGTGGTCAACGAAGGCCTCATCAAGAAGGGCGAGCCGCCGATCGTGTTCGACTCGGATTGCCGCGAAGGCATCTGCGGCATGTGCAGCCTCGTCATCAACGGCATCCCGCACGGTCCCGATCGCGGGTCGACGGTGTGTCAGCTCCACATGCGCAAGTTCAAGGATGGGGACACGATCACCATCGAGCCGTGGCGCGCAAAGGCCTTCCCCGTCCAGAAGGATCTGGTCGTGGACCGGGGGGCGTTCGACCGGCTGATTGCCGCCGGCGGATACGTGTCGGTCAACACCGGCGGTGCCGCCGATGCCAGCGCGATCCCGGTGCAGAGAGACATCGCGGAGACGGCGATGGATTCCGCGTCCTGCATCGGATGCGGAGCGTGCGTGGCGGCGTGTAAGAACGCGTCGGCGGCGCTGTTTGTGGGCGCCAAGGTGTCTCAACTGGCGTTGCTGCCGCAGGGACATCCCGAGCGCGCGTCACGCGTGCGATCGTTGGTCACGCTGATGGACGAGATCGGGTTCGGCAACTGCTCGAATGAAGCCGAGTGCGAGGCGGTGTGCCCGAAGGATATTTCCATCTCGAACATCGCGCGCATGCGCCGCGAATACGTCAGGGCACTACTGGTCGGGACGGGACGTTAA